In one Ictalurus punctatus breed USDA103 chromosome 19, Coco_2.0, whole genome shotgun sequence genomic region, the following are encoded:
- the fgf6b gene encoding fibroblast growth factor 6b has protein sequence MAIARRSLVSMVREASARWPLATVLFLGVLTGIGPLCASATNGTWPERRWESLLSRSVLAISGERADTSWESDYLLGIKRVRRLYCNVGIGFHLQVLPDGRISGVHDENQYSLIEISAVERGVVSLYGVKSELFVAMSSRGRLYGTPTFKHECEFKETLLPNNYNAYESSVYKGFYIALSKHGRVKRGNKASTSMTVTHFLPRI, from the exons ATGGCCATTGCGCGAAGGTCGCTCGTCAGTATGGTCCGTGAGGCCAGCGCGCGCTGGCCGCTCGCCACTGTGCTCTTCCTGGGCGTGCTGACCGGGATCGGGCCGCTCTGCGCCAGCGCCACCAACGGGACTTGGCCTGAGCGCCGCTGGGAGAGCCTGCTGTCGCGCTCTGTGCTGGCCATCTCGGGCGAGAGGGCGGACACGAGCTGGGAGAGCGACTATTTGCTGGGCATCAAGCGCGTGCGACGGCTCTACTGCAACGTGGGCATCGGGTTTCACCTGCAGGTCCTCCCAGACGGCCGGATCAGCGGTGTGCACGACGAGAACCAGTACA GTCTGATCGAGATTTCGGCGGTGGAGCGCGGGGTGGTGAGTCTGTACGGCGTGAAGAGCGAGCTGTTCGTCGCCATGAGCAGCAGAGGAAGACTGTACGGAACG CCCACCTTTAAACACGAGTGCGAGTTCAAGGAGACCTTGCTGCCGAATAACTATAATGCCTACGAGTCTTCCGTTTACAAGGGATTCTATATCGCCCTCAGCAAACACGGCAGAGTGAAGAGAGGCAACAAGGCCAGCACCTCCATGACGGTCACTCACTTCCTCCCTCGAATATGA
- the fgf23 gene encoding fibroblast growth factor 23: MMREAVRALVALWLWTLHGCRNSEAAPNLSSPLQSSNWGNPRRYVHLRTSTELNNFYLEISLTGHVRKTTHRGSYSVLLLKAESRDQIAILGVKSNRFLCMDAQGNLFTSTVCHGNDCLFHHKLLENHRDVYYSPRSGILLDLDGVKQVYSAGRNLPQTSLFLSEKSTVPLERLQHRERRDRQAEALDSQRARAHAFLAEESDSRAARDDDVDVERPEEHKSSRETHASPNDDDPWDVEHVRSPGSPRMSGTVG; encoded by the exons ATGATGCGCGAAGCTGTGCGCGCTCTTGTGGCGCTGTGGCTCTGGACGCTTCATGGATGCAGAAATAGTGAAGCCGCCCCGAACCTTTCTTCACCGCTGCAAAGCTCCAACTGGGGAAACCCGCGGAGGTACGTGCACCTGCGCACCAGCACCGAGCTCAACAACTTCTACCTGGAGATCAGCCTGACTGGACACGTGCGCAAAACAACGCACCGGGGTTCATACA GTGTGCTGTTACTGAAAGCCGAGAGCAGGGACCAGATCGCAATACTTGGAGTGAAGAGTAACCGGTTCTTGTGCATGGACGCGCAGGGAAACCTTTTCACATCT acggTCTGCCACGGGAATGACTGCCTCTTCCATCACAAGCTCTTGGAGAACCACCGCGACGTGTACTACTCCCCCCGGAGCGGCATACTGCTGGATCTGGATGGGGTGAAGCAGGTGTACTCAGCGGGCCGCAATCTGCCGCAGACGTCCCTCTTCCTGTCCGAGAAGAGCACGGTTCCACTGGAGCGCCTGCAGCACCGGGAGCGACGGGACCGCCAGGCTGAGGCGCTCGACTCGCAGCGCGCACGCGCGCACGCCTTTCTCGCAGAGGAGTCGGACTCGCGCGCTGCCCGCGACGACGACGTCGACGTGGAGCGCCCGGAGGAGCACAAGAGCTCGCGGGAAACTCACGCATCGCCGAACGACGACGACCCCTGGGACGTGGAGCACGTCAGGAGCCCCGGGAGTCCCCGGATGTCCGGGACAGTGGGGTGA